The following proteins are co-located in the Aurantiacibacter atlanticus genome:
- a CDS encoding ATP synthase F1 subunit epsilon, translated as MALHFELVTPSSLVRSEDVHMVVVPGSEGEFGVLEGHAPFMSTIRDGAVQVWKTEGAEPESIEVRGGFAEVGENGLTVLAEHVDG; from the coding sequence ATGGCACTACATTTCGAACTCGTCACTCCGTCCAGCCTGGTCCGCTCCGAAGACGTTCACATGGTGGTCGTCCCCGGTAGCGAAGGCGAATTCGGCGTGCTGGAAGGCCACGCGCCTTTCATGTCGACTATCCGTGATGGCGCGGTGCAGGTCTGGAAGACCGAAGGCGCTGAGCCGGAAAGCATCGAAGTGCGCGGCGGCTTTGCCGAGGTTGGCGAAAACGGCCTGACTGTGCTGGCCGAACACGTCGACGGCTGA
- a CDS encoding HNH endonuclease, producing MTSPGDVVCWLCERPLGSKVQLHHIVPKAKKGRATVRVHPICHRTIHTHFTNAELARIDGERGPLREHEEIAKFLRWIAGKPPDFHAPTRSAQR from the coding sequence ATGACCTCTCCCGGCGACGTTGTGTGCTGGCTGTGTGAACGCCCGCTTGGTAGTAAAGTGCAATTGCATCACATCGTGCCCAAGGCGAAAAAGGGGCGCGCGACAGTGCGGGTGCACCCCATCTGTCACCGCACCATCCATACGCATTTCACCAATGCAGAACTGGCGCGCATCGATGGCGAGCGCGGACCATTGCGGGAGCATGAGGAAATCGCCAAATTCCTTCGCTGGATAGCAGGCAAACCGCCTGATTTTCATGCGCCGACGCGCAGTGCGCAAAGGTGA